A segment of the Streptomyces sp. NBC_01235 genome:
GCGCCGGCGGCGTCACCGTCGACCACGGCCTCCAGCCCGGCTCCGACCTGCGTGCCGAGGAAGTCGTCCTGCGCCTGCGCGAACTCGGCCTCGACCCGGTCGAGTCCGCCGCCGTGACCGTCGGCCGCCAAGGCGGTCCCGAGGCCGCCGCCCGCGACGCGCGCTACACCGCCCTCGACGACGCGGCCGAACGCCACGGCGCCGCCGCGATCCTGCTCGGCCACACCCGGGACGACCAGGCCGAAACCGTCCTGCTCGGCCTCGCCCGCGGCTCCGGCATCCGCTCCCTGTCCGGCATGGCCGCGGTCTCGGGGGCCGACGGCCGTTACCGCCGCCCCTTCCTCCAGCTCGACCGGCAGACCGCCCGCAAGGCGTGCATGGTCCAGTCCCTGCCCGTCTGGGACGACCCCCACAACGCCGACCCGGCCTACACCCGCTCCCGGCTGCGCCACGAGGGCCTGCCCGCCCTGGAGAAGGCCCTCGGCAAGGGCGTCGTCGAAGCCCTCGCGCGTACGGCCCAGCTCTCCCGCGACGACGCCGACGCCCTCGACGCCTGGGCCGGCCAGGCCGAGTCCTCCGTACGGGACGCAGCCGGCCTCCTGGAGTGCGCCAAGCTCTACGCCCTGCCGCCCGCCGTACGCCGCCGGATCCTGCGCCGCGCCGCCATCGAGGCGGGCGCTCCGGCCGGTTCCCTCTTCGCCCGGCACATCGAGGAGGTCGACCGGCTGATCACCGGCTGGCGTGGCCAGGGGGTCATCAATCTCCCCGGCAAAGTCGTCGCCCAGCGCCAGGGTGGCAGACTGGTGATTCGGCAAGGCTGAATCCGGGCCCTCCGGCAGGACCGCTCACGTGGTCGTGGGCGGTTCCGGTGGCCGGTGGGACAACCGAAAGTGATGCGGGTGGACGCGAAAGACATGGGCACCGACCTCAAAGAAGTGCTCATCACCAAGGAAGAGATCGACGCGAAGCTGGCCGAGCTGGCCGCGAAGATCGATGCGGAGTACGCGGGCAAGGACCTGCTCATCGTCGGCGTCCTCAAGGGCGCTGTGATGGTCATGGCCGACCTCGCCCGAGCGCTGTCCACCCCCGTCACCATGGACTGGATGGCCGTGTCGTCCTACGGCGCGGGCACCCAGTCCTCCGGTGTGGTGCGGATCCTCAAGGACCTCGACACCGACATCAAGGGCAAGCACGTCCTGATCGTCGAGGACATCATCGACTCCGGTCTGACCCTGTCCTGGCTGCTCTCCAACCTCGGCTCGCGCGAGCCCGCCTCCCTCAAGGTGTGCACGCTGCTGCGCAAGCCCGAGGCCGCCAAGGTCGCCATCGACGTCCAGTGGGTCGGCTTCGACATCCCCAACGAGTTCGTCGTCGGCTACGGCCTCGACTATGTCGAGAAGTACCGCAACCTCCCGTTCGTCGGTACGCTCGCGCCTCACGTCTACGGCGGCTGAACCCGAAGGGCCCAAGCCCCGTACGAAGATCGGGAACCCCGGCGGGCCCCCCGCCGTTGGAGCATGCAGACGGGTGCGCCAGCCGTCCCGTGCGGCTTCGCGCGACAAAGCTGGGGTACCGTCAGAAGAACTGTCTTATCAAACTCACTATGGCAGGAGGGACGGGGCGACACCGCTCCGTATGGATGGACGTGAAGCGATACTTCCGTGGGCCGGTCATGTGGATCGTGCTGGCCGTCCTTGCCGTGGTCGTGTTGATGCAGGTCGTCGGCTCGTCCGGCGGCTACAAGACGGTGGACACAGGCCAGGTCATTGCAGCGATCAACGACAACAAGGTCGAGTCGGCCAAGCTCACCACCGGTGACGAGCAGACCATCAAGGCCACGCTCAAGGACGGCACAAAGATCGAGGGCAGCTCGAAGATCCAAGCGAGCTACATCGGCGATCAGGGCGTGACCATCGCCAACACGCTGCAGACCAAGTACCAGGACAAGCAGATCCCGGACGGCTATACGGTCTCGCCGACGAAGCAGAACGCCTTCGTCGGGATCCTGCTGTCCCTGCTCCCCTTCGTCCTCATCGTGGTCGTCTTCCTGTTCCTGATGAACCAGATGCAGGGCGGCGGCTCCCGAGTCATGAACTTCGGGAAGTCCAAGGCCAAGCTCATCACCAAGGACACCCCGAAGACGACGTTCGCCGACGTCGCCGGCTCGGACGAGGCCGTCGAGGAACTCCACGAGATCAAGGAGTTCCTCCAGGAACCGGCGAAGTTCCAGGCCGTCGGCGCCAAGATCCCCAAGGGCGTGCTCCTGTACGGGCCTCCCGGCACCGGCAAGACCCTGCTCGCGCGCGCCGTCGCCGGCGAGGCGGGCGTCCCCTTCTACTCGATCTCCGGTTCCGACTTCGTCGAGATGTTCGTCGGTGTCGGTGCCTCCCGAGTCCGTGACCTCTTCGAGCAGGCCAAGGCGAACGCTCCGGCGATCGTCTTCGTCGACGAGATCGACGCGGTCGGCCGCCACCGCGGCGCCGGCCTCGGCGGCGGTCACGACGAGCGCGAGCAGACGCTGAACCAGCTGCTCGTCGAGATGGACGGCTTCGACGTCAAGGGCGGCGTGATCCTCATCGCGGCCACGAACCGTCCGGACATCCTCGACCCCGCCCTCCTGCGCCCCGGCCGCTTCGACCGCCAGATCGCGGTCGACCGCCCGGACATGCAGGGCCGTCTGGAGATCCTCAAGGTCCACCAGAAGGGCAAGCCGGTCGCGCCCGACGTCGACCTGGCCGCCGTCGCCCGCCGCACCCCCGGCTTCACGGGTGCCGATCTCGCCAACGTGCTGAACGAGGCCGCGCTGCTGACGGCCCGCTCGGACCTGAAGCTGATCGACAACCACATGCTGGACGAGGCGATCGACCGAGTGGTCGCGGGCCCGCAGAAGCGGACCCGGATCATGTCGGACAAGGAGAAGAAGATCACCGCGTACCACGAGGGCGGTCACGCCCTGGTCGCGGCGGCTTCCCCGAACTCCGACCCGGTCCACAAGATCACCATCTTGTCCCGCGGCCGCGCCCTCGGCTACACGATGGTGCTCCCGGACGAGGACAAGTACTCCACCACCCGCAACGAGATGCTCGACCAGCTGGCCTACATGCTGGGCGGCCGCGCGGCGGAGGAGCTCGTCTTCCACGACCCGACCACGGGCGCCGCGAACGACATCGAGAAGGCCACGGCGACCGCGCGGGCGATGGTCACCCAGTACGGCATGACCGAGCGTCTGGGCGCGATCAAGTTCGGCGGCGACAATACCGAGCCGTTCCTCGGCCGTGAGATGGCTCACCAGCGTGACTACTCGGAAGAGGTCGCCGCGCTGGTGGACGAGGAAGTCAAGAAGCTCATCGAGAACGCGCACAACGAGGCCTGGGAGATCCTGGTCGAGAACCGCGACGTCCTCGACAACCTGGTGCTTCAGCTGCTGGAGAAGGAGACGCTGGGCAAGGAGCAGATCGCCGAGATCTTCTCCGCCATCGTCAAGCGCCCGGCCCGCCCCGCCTGGACCGGCTCCTCGCGGCGCACGCCGTCCACCCGTCCGCCGGTGCTCTCCCCCAAGGAGCTCGCACTGACGAACGGCGCCAACGGCGCGACGCCGGCGATCTCCACCGCCAAGTCCACCGCTGTGGAGTCCACCTCGGTGACCGAGCCCACCCCGGAGGAGCGACCCGAGAGCTGACTCGGCTCCCGGGCGCCCCACCAGGCCCGGAATGGATGCCGCGCCCCCCAGGTTCTAGCCTGGGGGGCGCGGCATTTCGTATGACCGATTCTCTATGCCCGCAGATGAGGCGCGTGCCCCACACGCGCGACCCGCACAGGAACGAGGCACCAGATGACCGACCCCGTGACGCTGGACGGCGAGGGCTCCATCGGCGAGTTCGACGAGAAGCGCGCCGAGAACGCCGTACGCGAACTGCTGATCGCGGTCGGCGAGGACCCGGACCGTGAGGGACTCCGCGAGACGCCGGCGCGGGTGGCGCGGGCGTATCGGGAGCTTCTGGCGGGGCTTACGCAGGTGCCCGAGGATGTCCTGACCACGACGTTCGATCTCGGCCACGACGAGATGGTCCTGGTCAAGGACATTGAAATCGTAAGTTTGTGTGAGCATCACATGTTGCCGTTCCATGGTGTGGCCCATGTCGGCTACATCCCGGCGGAGACAGGCAAGATCACGGGCCTGTCGAAGCTGGCGCGGTTGGTGGAGGTGTACGCCCGGCGCCTGCAGGTGCAGGAACGACTCACTACGCAGGTGGCGGACTCCCTCATGCGGATCCTCGAGGCCCGCGGTGTCATCGTCGTCATCGAGGCCGAGCACATGTGCATGTCGGTGCGGGGGATCCGTAAGCCGGGTGCCAAGACCACGACTTCGGCGGTGCGGGGTCAGCTTCGGGACGCCACCACCCGGGCCGAGGCGATGAGCCTGATACTGTCGCGCTGACCTGCGGGGAGGATCCGTCAGTGGTGCCCGATACCGTCTGAACGGCGGGGTCGATCGAGCGCAAAGCCTGCCACCCTCGGCCCTGGTGACGGCGTCAGGCCGTCGATGCCGCCCCGTTCTCGTGGTCGTCGTCCTCGGGGAGCTTGCACACGCGTTCCAGGAAGATGGCCGCCGCTATGACGGCGATGCCTGCCAGGACCGAGAAGCCGGCATAGATGGCCTGGTCGCGGCGGGCGGGGATGTCGAGGGACTCCAGGAGGAAGACTCCGGTGCCTCCGTACATGCCGGAGACCAGGGCGGCCACCAGGGCGCTGGCCTGGCCGAAGACGACCGCGCGGGCCGCCATCAGGGGGTCGACGCCCTTGGCCTCGGGGCGGCGCTCGCGCTGGGCCTTGAGGCGCCCGCGCAGCGAGAGCGCCGTGGCGAGCAGGACCACGGCGATCAGGGCCAGGACGATGGGGGCGGCCAGCGGGACGCTGGGAAGGGTCCCGATCGAGTTCCAGAGGCGGGCGCCCGCCCAGGACAGGATCGCGGCGACGACGAACACGCCTGCCAGCACCCTGATGCGCAGCTCTCTCACGGTGTCCCTTCAGCTCCCCCGAGCCCGCGGGCGCGAACAGCGCGCGGGCAGTGGTCCTCTTGACCTTAACGACTACTCGGGCAGCTGGAGTTCCAGGTCCTTGCGGGCTGCGACGCCCTCGCGCGTGACGGTGTCGAGGAGGTCGGCGACCGGCCCGCGGCCCGGGAGTTGGGCCTCGGGCTCCACGTCGTGCCAGGGGACGAGAACGAAGGCGCGTTCGTGGGCGCGGGGGTGAGGGAGGGTGAGGTGCGGGTCGTCGTCGACGACGTCGGCGTACGCGACGATGTCGACGTCCAGCGTGCGCGCGCCCCAGCGCTCGTCCCGTACCCGGTGGAAGGCCTCCTCGACGGCGTGCGCCCGCTCCAGGAGCGAGGACGGCGGGAGGGTCGTCTTCAACAGGACCACCGCGTTGAAGTACGACGGCTGGCTGCCGGGCTCGACGCCCCAAGGCTCGGTCTCGTACACCGGGGAGACGGCCTTGATGCGGACGCCCGGGGTGTCCTCCAGGGCGTCGATGGCCCCCTGGAGGGTCTCCAGGCGGTTGCCGAGGTTGGCGCCGAGGGAGATCACGGCCCGCTGGGGGTTGTGCAGCGTGGTGTCGGCGGCGTCGACCTTCTCGACGACGGAGGCGGGTACCGGCTGTACGGTCGGGTCGCTCTGACCCTCGGTGAAGAACGCGGTCATACTCGGCTCCGGGTGATGGTGACGGTCACGTCGTCGAAGGGGACCGTGATCGGGGCGTCCGGTTTATGGACACAGACCTCGACCTCCTGGACCCCTTCGTGCTTCAGACAGGCCTGGGCGATGCGCTCGGCGAGCGTCTCGATGAGGTCGACGGGGTCGCCCTGGACGACGGCCACGACCTCCTCCGCCACGATGCCGTAGTGCACGGTCTTCGCCAGGTCGTCGTCGGCGGCGGCCGGTCGGGTGTCCAGGCCCAGGACGAGGTCCACGATGAAGGTCTGGCCCTCCTCGCGCTCCTTGGGGAACACGCCGTGGTACCCGCGGGCCTTCAGGCCGCGCAGCGCGACACGATCCACGCGAATCACTCCTGCAATCGTCGGTTTCGGCCGGTGCGTACCGGGTGCGGGCGGCATTCCGGCCTCGAACGAATCTACCTGCGAGCACTGACAGACCCTGGCCCCGACCGCGGTGGCCCGGGCCGGAGCCAGGAGTTTTCACCGGGCGTTTCCCTTGCGGCACCCGGCAGCTCAGGGGTTGGTAGCCGCGCCTACCCACGTGTCCGTGATTCCAACCACTTCTTGGTCCCTGTGGGTCACCTCGGGGACTCCTGCCCCCTTCCTGAGGGCCTTCCCGTAGGTCGCCTACCCGCTCAGGACGGGTTGTCCTCGTCCTCGGGCTCTTCGGGCTCGTCGTTTTCGGCCAGAACCGGGGAGGCGTGGTGCGACCACAGCTTCCAGCCGTCGGACGTGCGGCGGAACACGTTCGTGGCGACCACCAGCTGGCCGACGAGCGGCCCGAGCTCCTCGCCGGCCTCCGGTGCGGGGCCGCCGCTGAGGATGTTCTCGGTGCAGGTGACGAGAGCGGTGTCGCCGGTGACGGAGACATGCACGTCGGTGAGGAAGAACTGGATGTAGTCGGTGTTCGCCATGATCAGCGCGTACGACCTGAGGACCTCGCCGCGACCGGTGAGCACGGGCCAGCCGGGGTGCACGCAGGAGATCACGCCGACGTCCGCCGGGTCGTGGTAGGTCTCGTCCACGCCCAGGTCGGCCGGGGTGAGCCAGAACGAGGACACGCCTTCGAAGTCGCCTTGTTCCAGTGCCTCGTAGAAGGCGGTGTTGGCCGCCTCGACCTGCTCGACGTCCGTGTGGGGGGCGCTCACCGGGCTCCTTCTGCGCCGTGCGGGCCGTGCGGGCCGTGCGGATCGTGTGCGCCGGGGCGCGTGTCCTGTGTGTCGCGTATGTCCGGCGCGCCACTTCCCTCGCGCGCCTCTTCCACGGCGCGTGCCACCTGCACCGCGTCCGCCGTCGCGCGTACCTCGTGCACGCGGACCGCCCAGGCGCCGGCCTGCGCGGCGAGGGCGGAGACGGCGGCGGTGGCGGCGTCGCGCTCGCGCGCCGGCGGCGGCGCGCCGCCCGGGCCGGCCAGGACACGGCCGAGGAACCGCTTGCGGGAGGCGGCGACGAGCAGCGGATGACCGAGGGAGTGCAGGCGGTCGAGGTGAGCCAGCAGGGAGAGGTCGTGGTCGGCCTCCTTGGAGAAGCCGAGGCCCGGGTCGACGACGATGCGGTCCGGGGCGATGCCGCCTGCCAGGACGGCGTCCACGCGCGCGTGGAGTTCGTCCACCACTTCGGCGACGACGTCGGCGTAGACGCCCTTGACGTTGCCGCCCTCGAGGAAACCGCGCCAGTGCATGACGACGAAGGGGGCGCCTGCGTCCGCCACGGCCGGGATCATCGCCGGGTCGGCGAGGCCGCCGCTGACGTCGTTGACGAGGGAGGCGCCGGCCGCGAGGGCCTGGGTGGCGACGGAGGCGCGCATCGTGTCGACGGAGACGACGACGCCTTCGGAGGCGAGGCCGCGGACGACGGGGACGACCCGGCGGAGCTCCTCGGACTCGTCGACGCGGGTGGCGCCGGGGCGGGTGGACTCGCCGCCGACGTCGACCAGGTCCGCGCCCTCGGCGACGAGTTGCAGGCCGTGCTTGACGGCGGCCGTCGTGTCGAACCAGCGGCCGCCGTCGGAGAAGGAGTCGGGGGTCACGTTGACGACTCCCATGACCGCGCAGCGGTCCCATTCCGGAAGGCCGTCGACGCGCCCGCGTCCGCTCTGCTTGCTCATACGTTCAGCGTAGGCCCAGGAAGGGCCCGGGCCGCGGTGCGGCCCGGGCCCGAGTCCTGCTGGACCTCCATCGCCGCGGCTACGCCGCCCGTACGTCTCTCTCCGCCACCGTGTGCGCACACGCGCGTGCCGCGGTGGAGCGGCGGCGCAGGAAACGTGGCAGGGGGAGGGCGAGGTTGACGAAGCCTTCGGCCTGCATGGCGGCGAAGCCGATGCGGGGGAGGTCGCCGGAGGCCCGGTAGACGACGAAGCGGGGTTCCCAGCGGGGCTGGAACTTGGCGTTGAACTTGTACAGCGACTCGATCTGGAACCAGCGGGAGAGGAAGACCAGCAGACCGCGCCAGGCGCGCAGGACGGGTCCGGCGCCGATCTTCTCGCCGCGCGCGAGCGCCGAGCGGAACATGGCGAAGTTCAGCGACACGCGCGTGATGCCGAACTTCGGGGCGGCCTGGAGGGCGGCCACGATCAGCAGTTCGTTCATGCCGGGGTCGGCCGAGCGGTCGCGGCGCATCAGGTCCAGCGAGGCGCCGTCGGGGCCCCAGGGCACGAAGTGCAGGATCGCCTTGAGGTCGCCGTACTCGCCGGGGACGTCGTCGGCCTTGTGGGCGGTGGCGATGAGGCAGTCGGTGTCGGTGATGTCGCCGATGCGGCCCAGGGCCATCGAGAAGCCGCGCTCGGTGTCGGTGCCGCGCCAGTCCTCCGCGGCCCGTCGGATGCGCTCCAGTTCGGCCTCGCCGAGGTCACCCACGCGCCGGACCCGGGTCTCGTAACCGGCGCGTTCGATGCGCTTGACCATTTGGCGCACGTTGCGCATCGCGCGGCCGGCCAGGGAGAAATCCGCCACGTCCACCACCGCCTCATCGCCCAGCTCGAGGGCGTCCAGGCCGGTCTCGCGGGTCCAGACCTCGCCGCCGGTCTCCGAGCAGCCCATGACGGCCGGGGTCCAGGAGTGGGCCTTGGCCTCGTCCATGAAGCGTTCGATGGCGCCGGGCCAGGCCTCGACGTCGCCGATGGGGTCGCCGCTGGCCAGCATCACACCGGAGACGACGCGGTAGGTGACGGCCGCCTTGCCGCTGGGGGAGAAGACCACGGCCTTGTCGCGCCGCAGCGCGAAGTGGCCGAGGGAGTCGCGGCGGCCGTGCTTGGCCAGCAGGGCACGCAGGTGGGTCTCGTCCTCCTCGGTGAGGCGCGCGGCGGGGTGCTCGGGCCGGAAGGCGAGATAGATCGTCGTCACCGCGGTGATCCAGCCCAGGGCGCCGAGGGAGAAGGCGACGGTCCAGGAGGTGTTGCCCTGGTAGTCGACCGGGCCCTCGAAGCCGAAGAGGCCGTACAGGACGTGCGTAATGCGATCGGCCAGGCTCGGGTCGCCGATCATGCGGTGGGGGTGGACGCTGACGATGACCAGCCCCAGACCGAGGGAACCGGCGCCCATGAGGACGAAGTTGGCGAGCGCGCGCCAGCGGCTGCGCGGGTCGGGCAGCGCCGCGAACTGGTCGCGGTGCAGCAGCAGCGGCACCAGGAGCGCGACCGAGATGAGCGCGCCCACGATCGAGTGCCGGTACACGAACTGTGCGACCGCGCCGGCCGGCAGCAGCACCACCGCCGCGCGCCAGGCGCGCCGCTTGCTGCGCTTGAGGCCGTGGGCGAGCAGCAGCAGCAGGACGCCGGCGCTGAGCGACAGCGCGGCGGCGAACGGCCCGAAGGAACCGGGCAGCACCTCGGCGAAGGTGTGCATACGGCTGTGCCTGAACCGCGGGAAGACACCCGCGGCCACGTCCAGCAGACCCACGAGGGCACACGCTCTGCCGACGAGGGCCGGTACGGACTCGGGGCGCGGACCTCGCACTATCTGCCGCACCCGGCTTGATCGGCGCGGAACCCCGCCCGACATTTCCCCATCTTCCGTGACAGACATCGCATCCCGTAGTTCCGCGAGAGACCTTGAACCCGGTGCCGATTCGGGCATCCGGCGACATTGCGCCCTCTAGGACGGTGTCTTGGGCTGAGAGGTTCACTCGTTTCCTCAAAGCCGCTGAAAAGGCCAAGGAAAGTTCGGGACAAGCCCTCGCGAAGGAGTCGGGGGAGCGGGCGGGTTCCCGGACGGAGAGCAGGCAGGAAACCACCGCATGGGTCTCACGAGCAACAAAGTGCTGCTGCTGTCAGTGCTGTTCGCCTTGGTGCTGTTCGTCGGCACGGTGTGGCTGTGGCCGCGCCTGGCCCGGCGCAGCTGGCGGGCCGTCAGCGGGCGCGTCGGGCTGCTGCTCGCCACCCAGTTGGCGCTGTTCGCGTCGGTGGGCCTCTCCGCCAACCAGGCCTTCGGCTTCTACGCCAGCTGGGCGGACCTGTTCGGCAAGGAGACCGCCCAGGGTGTGGTCGTCGACCACGCGGCGGGCGGTGGCCCTGCCGGGCCGCTGCAGGTGGTCGACACGCGGCGTGTGGACGGCGGCGGCAGCGGGCGGCCGCAGATCGGCGGGCAGGTCCAGAAGGTCGCCGTGAACGGGAGTACGACGCACATCGCCACCACCGCGTTCGTGTACCTGCCGCCGGAGTACTTCGACCCGGCGTACCGGACGCGTACGTTCCCCGCCGCGGTCGTCCTGACGGGGTACCCCGGTACGGCGGAAGCGCTCGTCAACAAGTTGCACTACCCGAGCACCGCGCGGGAGCTCGTCAAGGACGGGCGTATGCAGCCGATGATCCTGGTGATGCTGCGGCCGACGGTGGCGCCGCCGCGGGACACGGAGTGCGTGGACATCCCCGGCGGACCGCAGACCGAGTCGTTCTTCGCCAAGGACCTGCCGAACGCCGTGACGGCCCACTACAGGGTGAGCAAGAAGCCCGGCAGCTGGGGGATCATCGGCGACTCCACGGGCGGCTACTGCGCCCTGAAGCTGGCGATGCACCACCCGGAGGTCTACGCGGCCGGTGCGGGCCTGTCGGCGTACTACAAGGCGCCGATCGACCCGACCACCGGAGACCTCTTCCACGGGAGCAAGAGCCTACGCAATGAGGCGGATTTGCTCTGGTATCTGAAGAATCGTTCCGCTCCGAACACCTCGCTGCTCGTCACCACCAGCAAGGTTGGAGAGTCCAACTACAAGACCACGATGAAGTTCATAGCGCTGGCGAAGGGCACGGGAAAGACCAGGATCTCGTCGATCGTCCTGGACAGCGGCGGGCACAACTTCAATACCTGGCGACGCGAGATCCCGCCGACGTTGCAGTGGATCAGCGGGCGGCTGGGTGGCCGCTGACGGCGTCCTTCGGTGGCCCCGGCCGGAAATGATCTTGCTTCCCGTCGAATTCGACGGCAGCTCTGTTTGCTGTTGCCCTGTGAAGACTTCGTTATGGCTGTGTTTTTGCGGGGCGGGGCGCCAACATTCGCCTACGCGCGGTAAGTTTCTGGCCATGCCACGTGGACGTCACCGCCATTCCCCACCTTTGCACAGGCTGCTCCCTCCCTCGGCGATCGCAGGCGTCTCCCTTGTCTGCGCCCTCGGCCCCTGGGTGTTCACGGAACCGACGCCGCTCCGGGTTCTGGCCGCGGCCGCCGCGGCCACGGCGATCGTCGGCGCGGTCGTGATGCGCCGCTGGGACATGCAGGCCGGCAGGCAGGTCGCCGACCTCACGCGCGCGCGTGCCGGTGACGAGTGGCGCTACGAGGAACGCGTCGCCGAGCTGGAGAGCGACCTCGACGAATCGCGTGAACTGCGCGTCAAGCTGGAGCAGCGTCTGCGGTCCAAGCGCGCCGAACTGGCCGGCCTGCGCAACGAGCACGCCGCGCTGCTGCGCCGCTACGCCACCGCGGAGACCGAGCGTGCCACCGCCCTGGAGGGCCGCCGTCTGCTCGAGATAGAGGCGGCGCCCTCGCCCGCGCTGCCCGCCGCGCGCGCGGGTCAGGACGCCGAGTCGACGGGGGCGCT
Coding sequences within it:
- the folP gene encoding dihydropteroate synthase; the protein is MSKQSGRGRVDGLPEWDRCAVMGVVNVTPDSFSDGGRWFDTTAAVKHGLQLVAEGADLVDVGGESTRPGATRVDESEELRRVVPVVRGLASEGVVVSVDTMRASVATQALAAGASLVNDVSGGLADPAMIPAVADAGAPFVVMHWRGFLEGGNVKGVYADVVAEVVDELHARVDAVLAGGIAPDRIVVDPGLGFSKEADHDLSLLAHLDRLHSLGHPLLVAASRKRFLGRVLAGPGGAPPPARERDAATAAVSALAAQAGAWAVRVHEVRATADAVQVARAVEEAREGSGAPDIRDTQDTRPGAHDPHGPHGPHGAEGAR
- the ftsH gene encoding ATP-dependent zinc metalloprotease FtsH, with protein sequence MDVKRYFRGPVMWIVLAVLAVVVLMQVVGSSGGYKTVDTGQVIAAINDNKVESAKLTTGDEQTIKATLKDGTKIEGSSKIQASYIGDQGVTIANTLQTKYQDKQIPDGYTVSPTKQNAFVGILLSLLPFVLIVVVFLFLMNQMQGGGSRVMNFGKSKAKLITKDTPKTTFADVAGSDEAVEELHEIKEFLQEPAKFQAVGAKIPKGVLLYGPPGTGKTLLARAVAGEAGVPFYSISGSDFVEMFVGVGASRVRDLFEQAKANAPAIVFVDEIDAVGRHRGAGLGGGHDEREQTLNQLLVEMDGFDVKGGVILIAATNRPDILDPALLRPGRFDRQIAVDRPDMQGRLEILKVHQKGKPVAPDVDLAAVARRTPGFTGADLANVLNEAALLTARSDLKLIDNHMLDEAIDRVVAGPQKRTRIMSDKEKKITAYHEGGHALVAAASPNSDPVHKITILSRGRALGYTMVLPDEDKYSTTRNEMLDQLAYMLGGRAAEELVFHDPTTGAANDIEKATATARAMVTQYGMTERLGAIKFGGDNTEPFLGREMAHQRDYSEEVAALVDEEVKKLIENAHNEAWEILVENRDVLDNLVLQLLEKETLGKEQIAEIFSAIVKRPARPAWTGSSRRTPSTRPPVLSPKELALTNGANGATPAISTAKSTAVESTSVTEPTPEERPES
- a CDS encoding nuclear transport factor 2 family protein; its protein translation is MSAPHTDVEQVEAANTAFYEALEQGDFEGVSSFWLTPADLGVDETYHDPADVGVISCVHPGWPVLTGRGEVLRSYALIMANTDYIQFFLTDVHVSVTGDTALVTCTENILSGGPAPEAGEELGPLVGQLVVATNVFRRTSDGWKLWSHHASPVLAENDEPEEPEDEDNPS
- the tilS gene encoding tRNA lysidine(34) synthetase TilS: MGPHPAVAAIRLAVRRVLHDILNDHPTTEANSHEPPPSPLVLVACSGGADSMALASALAFEAPRLGIRAGGVTVDHGLQPGSDLRAEEVVLRLRELGLDPVESAAVTVGRQGGPEAAARDARYTALDDAAERHGAAAILLGHTRDDQAETVLLGLARGSGIRSLSGMAAVSGADGRYRRPFLQLDRQTARKACMVQSLPVWDDPHNADPAYTRSRLRHEGLPALEKALGKGVVEALARTAQLSRDDADALDAWAGQAESSVRDAAGLLECAKLYALPPAVRRRILRRAAIEAGAPAGSLFARHIEEVDRLITGWRGQGVINLPGKVVAQRQGGRLVIRQG
- the hpt gene encoding hypoxanthine phosphoribosyltransferase; protein product: MRVDAKDMGTDLKEVLITKEEIDAKLAELAAKIDAEYAGKDLLIVGVLKGAVMVMADLARALSTPVTMDWMAVSSYGAGTQSSGVVRILKDLDTDIKGKHVLIVEDIIDSGLTLSWLLSNLGSREPASLKVCTLLRKPEAAKVAIDVQWVGFDIPNEFVVGYGLDYVEKYRNLPFVGTLAPHVYGG
- a CDS encoding alpha/beta hydrolase; translated protein: MGLTSNKVLLLSVLFALVLFVGTVWLWPRLARRSWRAVSGRVGLLLATQLALFASVGLSANQAFGFYASWADLFGKETAQGVVVDHAAGGGPAGPLQVVDTRRVDGGGSGRPQIGGQVQKVAVNGSTTHIATTAFVYLPPEYFDPAYRTRTFPAAVVLTGYPGTAEALVNKLHYPSTARELVKDGRMQPMILVMLRPTVAPPRDTECVDIPGGPQTESFFAKDLPNAVTAHYRVSKKPGSWGIIGDSTGGYCALKLAMHHPEVYAAGAGLSAYYKAPIDPTTGDLFHGSKSLRNEADLLWYLKNRSAPNTSLLVTTSKVGESNYKTTMKFIALAKGTGKTRISSIVLDSGGHNFNTWRREIPPTLQWISGRLGGR
- the folB gene encoding dihydroneopterin aldolase gives rise to the protein MDRVALRGLKARGYHGVFPKEREEGQTFIVDLVLGLDTRPAAADDDLAKTVHYGIVAEEVVAVVQGDPVDLIETLAERIAQACLKHEGVQEVEVCVHKPDAPITVPFDDVTVTITRSRV
- the folE gene encoding GTP cyclohydrolase I FolE, which translates into the protein MTDPVTLDGEGSIGEFDEKRAENAVRELLIAVGEDPDREGLRETPARVARAYRELLAGLTQVPEDVLTTTFDLGHDEMVLVKDIEIVSLCEHHMLPFHGVAHVGYIPAETGKITGLSKLARLVEVYARRLQVQERLTTQVADSLMRILEARGVIVVIEAEHMCMSVRGIRKPGAKTTTSAVRGQLRDATTRAEAMSLILSR
- the folK gene encoding 2-amino-4-hydroxy-6-hydroxymethyldihydropteridine diphosphokinase, whose amino-acid sequence is MTAFFTEGQSDPTVQPVPASVVEKVDAADTTLHNPQRAVISLGANLGNRLETLQGAIDALEDTPGVRIKAVSPVYETEPWGVEPGSQPSYFNAVVLLKTTLPPSSLLERAHAVEEAFHRVRDERWGARTLDVDIVAYADVVDDDPHLTLPHPRAHERAFVLVPWHDVEPEAQLPGRGPVADLLDTVTREGVAARKDLELQLPE
- a CDS encoding phosphatidylglycerol lysyltransferase domain-containing protein produces the protein MSGGVPRRSSRVRQIVRGPRPESVPALVGRACALVGLLDVAAGVFPRFRHSRMHTFAEVLPGSFGPFAAALSLSAGVLLLLLAHGLKRSKRRAWRAAVVLLPAGAVAQFVYRHSIVGALISVALLVPLLLHRDQFAALPDPRSRWRALANFVLMGAGSLGLGLVIVSVHPHRMIGDPSLADRITHVLYGLFGFEGPVDYQGNTSWTVAFSLGALGWITAVTTIYLAFRPEHPAARLTEEDETHLRALLAKHGRRDSLGHFALRRDKAVVFSPSGKAAVTYRVVSGVMLASGDPIGDVEAWPGAIERFMDEAKAHSWTPAVMGCSETGGEVWTRETGLDALELGDEAVVDVADFSLAGRAMRNVRQMVKRIERAGYETRVRRVGDLGEAELERIRRAAEDWRGTDTERGFSMALGRIGDITDTDCLIATAHKADDVPGEYGDLKAILHFVPWGPDGASLDLMRRDRSADPGMNELLIVAALQAAPKFGITRVSLNFAMFRSALARGEKIGAGPVLRAWRGLLVFLSRWFQIESLYKFNAKFQPRWEPRFVVYRASGDLPRIGFAAMQAEGFVNLALPLPRFLRRRSTAARACAHTVAERDVRAA
- a CDS encoding DUF3180 domain-containing protein; translated protein: MRELRIRVLAGVFVVAAILSWAGARLWNSIGTLPSVPLAAPIVLALIAVVLLATALSLRGRLKAQRERRPEAKGVDPLMAARAVVFGQASALVAALVSGMYGGTGVFLLESLDIPARRDQAIYAGFSVLAGIAVIAAAIFLERVCKLPEDDDHENGAASTA